The Gasterosteus aculeatus chromosome 17, fGasAcu3.hap1.1, whole genome shotgun sequence genome includes a window with the following:
- the kif21b gene encoding kinesin-like protein KIF21B isoform X12 — MASQGDCCVKVALRIRPQMAKEKIEGCHVCTLVTPGEPQVLLGKDKAFTYDFVLDIDSEQQHIYQACVYNLIEGCFEGYNATVFAYGQTGSGKTYTMGTGFDMSLGQHEQGIIPRAVHQLFDGIKNNRARAQEAGIQPPEFKVSAQFLELYNEEVLDLFGESRDPENRSRKSNIKIHEDASGSIYTTGVTSRLVNSEEELLQCLKLGALSRTTASTQMNATSSRSHAIFTIHLCQMRVCQRAQMNGGGEVNGELSGVNSGPITQPEFETLMAKFHFVDLAGSERLKRTGATGERAREGISINCGLLALGNVISALGDQIKKGGHVPYRDSKLTRLLQDSLGGNSRTVMIACVSPSDRDFMETLNTLKYANRARNIRNKVVVNQDKTSQQISALRAEIARLQMELMEYKAGKRVAGDDGSEGYSDMFQENAMLQRENDTMRLRVKAMQETIDHLNTRVTHLVANQVSSLLTKSSEGNEEIGALIQNYIREVEELRTKLLESEAMNESLRRQAARLSSRPLFPSSTLSPTPGHPPGSSPASLSMEAEMTDVLRRAKRDIERLKKKERRQRRLSPDMEKGLKKRVKLHTRENGENRRSNDNRQNGQNGEIDSDDNYTEDVMSPLQEESGCEDEEGEDEEEGREEDEDEFDSDESLVDSDSDSEKANFQADLADLTCEIEIKQKLMDELENSQRRLLMLKLQYEEKLILLQNKIRDTQLERDRVLQNLMSMENYTEDKANRIKQDYEKRLKEMNRDLLKLQVAQKEHARLLKNQGRYEGELKKLQTEVNDMKKAKVTLMKQMKEEQLRRRMVEAKRNREIAQLKKEQRRQEYQIRSLESQKRQQEQVLRRKTQEVSALRRLAKPMSDRVAGRVARWNQATAVPDSGAELSAGTTASSSEPESGRSVSGLVRQWNNKNNVFGYLAESEGSMDGTRVIRKKLQRKPAGQGSPAATSRATSFSKSARQKWQALERRIIDIVMQRMTIGNVEADMDRLIKKREELTVQQESLSHKRQVLMADGEGPEAEDRLLQEINEDIEVLNANIDYINDSLSDCQATIVQIEETKDELDSVDTSVVISSCSLAEARHLLDHFLKASIDKSLQVAQKEAQIRLLEGQLKQTDVIGSSHNHIILDALREKAEYIPELQALIHNVQQENGYASTDEEPSEFSQASDSSVQIKESNSQDDFKIKFEPRLSAQMKAVSAEYLGPILDHSSGSKQQYITKSLASLTDIQEDSLSLGKATLGLSLALRDPFHRDRVSRTISLPVRGHTFPRQSRGYDTSPLTRRKSYDRAYRPTDGYTPPSSPPLRTRNDRNVFSRLTSNQAQGSALDKGVINPIGGVKGGRTAPLQCVSVAEGHSKAVLCVDATDELLFTGSKDRTCKMWNLVTGQEIVTLKGHPNNVVSVKYCPSSCLVFSVSTSYIKVWDIRDSAKCVRTLTSSGQVVPGDVCAGATTRTITFAQGECQINQIALNPSGSVLYAAAGNTVRMWDLNRMHGMGKLIGHIGSVMCLTVGLSLLGKDQVITGSKDHYVKVFDVAEGMVGNIGPAHNFEPPHYDGIECLAVHGDVLFSGSRDNGIKKWDLQHQELTQQIPNAHKDWVCALAHVPGRPMLLSACRGGLLKVWNVDNFTPIGEVRGHESPINAICTNSRQIFTASSDKTVKIWLSKVWRKK, encoded by the exons GATTCGTCCTCAGATGGCCAAGGAGAAGATAGAGGGCTGTCATGTATGCACGCTCGTCACACCCGGAGAACCACAAGTCCTTCTGGGTAAAGACAAAGCTTTCACTTATGACTTTGTGCTCGACATCGACtctgagcagcagcacatctACCAGGCCTGCGTTTACAACCTCATCGAGGGCTGTTTCGAGGGCTACAACGCCACTGTTTTTGCTTATGGACAG ACGGGCTCGGGGAAAACCTACACCATGGGGACGGGTTTCGATATGAGCCTGGGCCAGCATGAGCAGGGCATCATACCGCGGGCTGTTCACCAGCTGTTTGATGGGATCAAGAACAATAGGGCACGCGCCCAGGAGGCCGGCATCCAGCCACCCGAGTTTAAAGTCAGCGCCCAGTTCCTAGAG TTGTACAACGAAGAGGTCCTGGACTTGTTTGGCGAATCCAGAGATCCAGAGAATCGGAGCAGGAAGTCCAACATTAAGATCCATGAAGACGCCAGTGGCAGCATTTACACCACTGGAGTCACTTCTAGACTGGTGAactcggaggaggag ctgctgcagtgccTGAAGCTCGGCGCTTTGTCCCGCACCACAGCCAGCACCCAGATGAACGCCACCAGCTCCCGCTCCCATGCCATCTTCACCATCCACCTTTGTCAGATGAGAGTGTGCCAGCGGGCTCAAATG AACGGTGGAGGTGAGGTGAACGGAGAGTTGAGCGGCGTGAACTCTGGCCCCATCACTCAGCCGGAGTTCGAGACTCTTATGGCCAAGTTTCACTTTGTAGACCTCGCTGGCTCTGAGAGGCTGAAACGCACAGGAGCCACAGGAGAGAGAGCCCGTGAGGGGATCTCCATCAACTGTGGACTG TTGGCGCTGGGAAACGTGATCAGTGCTTTAGGGGACCAGATCAAGAAGGGAGGACACGTCCCTTACAGAGACTCCAAACTCACTCGTCTACTACAGGACTCACTGGGAGGCAACAG TCGCACGGTGATGATCGCCTGCGTCAGTCCGTCAGACCGCGACTTCATGGAGACACTGAACACGTTAAAGTATGCGAACCGGGCCAGGAACATCAGGAACAAGGTGGTAGTGAACCAAGACAAGACCAGCCAACAGATCAGCGCCCTGCGTGCCGAGATAGCCCGACTTCAGATGGAACTGATGGAGtacaaggcg GGGAAGCGTGTGGCTGGGGATGATGGTTCAGAGGGCTACAGCGACATGTTTCAGGAGAATGCAATGCTGCAGAGGGAAAATGATACAATGAGGCTCAGGGTGAAGGCCATGCAGGAGACCATTGACCACCTCAACACCCGCGTAACACATCTGGTGGCCAATCAGGTCAGCAGTCTGCTGACCAAGTCAA GTGAGGGAAATGAGGAGATTGGTGCGTTGATACAGAACTACATTCGAGAGGTTGAAGAACTTAG AACCAAGCTCCTTGAGAGCGAGGCTATGAATGAGTCTTTGCGACGGCAGGCAGCTAGACTTTCCTCGCGTCCCCTGTTCCCTTCTTCCACTCTAAGTCCCACCCCTGGTCACCCCCCTGGCTCCTCCCCTGCTTCATTATCTATGGAGGCTGAGATGACGGATGTGTTGCGCCGGGCCAAGCGGGACATCGAgaggctgaagaagaaggagaggaggcagagaCGATTGAG TCCAGATATGGAGAAAGGTCTGAAGAAGCGCGTGAAACTGCACACTCGCGAGAATGGAGAGAATAGGCGCAGTAATGATAACAGACAAAACGGACAGAATGGAGAGATCGATTCAGATGACAATTACACTGAG gATGTCATGTCCCCGTTGCAGGAGGAGAGTGGTTGTGaagatgaggagggggaggatgaggaggaaggcagGGAAGAAGACGAGGACGAGTTTGACAGCGACGAGAGCCTGGTGGATTCAGACTCGGACTCTGAGAAAG CCAACTTCCAGGCGGACCTGGCTGATCTGACCTGCGAGATCGAGATCAAACAGAAGCTGATGGACGAGCTGGAGAACAGCCAGCGGAGGCTACTGATGCTGAAGCTGCAGTACGAGGAGAAGCTCATTCTACTGCAAAACAAGATCCGAGACACTCAGCTGGAGAGAGACCGCGTTCTGCAGAATCTCA TGTCCATGGAGAACTACACGGAGGACAAGGCCAACAGGATCAAGCAGGACTATGAGAAGCGTCTCAAGGAGATGAACCGAGATCTGCTGAAGCTACAGGTGGCACAGAAAGAGCATGCGCGTCTCCTCAAAAACCAGGGGAGGTACGAAGGGGAGCTGAAGAAACTCCAGACAGAGGTCAACGATATGAAGAAAGCCAAG GTGACGCTGATGAAGCAAAtgaaggaggagcagctgaggaggaggatggtcgAGGCAAAAAGGAACAGGGAGATCGCTCAACTCAAGAAGGAGCAGCGCCGCCAAGAG TACCAGATACGTTCACTGGAGTCTCAGAAGCGACAGCAGGAGCAGGTGCTTCGCAGAAAGACCCAGGAGGTGAGCGCTCTGCGGCGCCTGGCCAAGCCCATGTCGGACCGCGTGGCTGGGAGAGTGGCCCGCTGGAACCAGGCCACCGCGGTTCCTGACTCTGGAGCCGAGTTATCGGCCGGCACTACAGCGAGCAGCTCTGAACCCGAGAGTGGGAGGAGTGTGAGCGGGCTGGTGAGGCAGtggaacaacaaaaacaatgtctttGGATACCTGGCGGAGAGCGAAGGCAGCATGGATGGGACCAGGGTGATTAG GAAGAAGTTGCAGCGTAAGCCAGCAGGTCAGGGCAGCCCTGCAGCGACGAGCCGAGCTACCAGCTTCTCTAAGTCTGCCCGTCAGAAGTGGCAGGCACTTGAGCGTCGCATTATCGACATTGTCATGCAGAGAATGACCATCGGCAATGTGGAGGCTGACATGGACCGCCTCATCAAG AAGCGAGAGGAGCTGACAGTCCAGCAGGAATCACTCTCACATAAGAGGCAGGTACTAATGGCGGATGGGGAGGGGCCAGAAGCAGAAGACCGCCTCCTTCAAGAAATCAATGAGGACATTGAGGTGCTGAACGCCAACATAGACTACATCAACGACAGCCTGTCTGACTGCCAGGCCACCATTGTACAGATAGAGGAAACCAAG GATGAGCTGGACTCTGTTGACACATCAGTGGTGATCAGCTCTTGTTCTCTGGCTGAAGcgcgccacctgctggaccaCTTCCTGAAGGCTTCCATAGACAAA AGTTTACAGGTGGCTCAGAAGGAGGCTCAGATCCGCCTGCTGGAGGGTCAGCTGAAACAGACAGATGTGATTGGCTCATCTCACAATCACATAATCCTTGATGCTCTGAGAGAAAAGGCAGAATACATCCCTGAACTTCAAGCTCTCATCCACAACGTGCAGCAGG AGAATGGTTATGCCAGCACAGATGAGGAGCCCTCTGAGTTCAGCCAAGCCTCTGAcagcag TGTACAAATAAAAGAATCCAACAGCCAAgatgatttcaaaataaag TTTGAGCCTCGTCTGTCAGCTCAGATGAAAGCGGTGTCTGCGGAGTATTTGGGTCCCATTCTGGATCATTCATCAGGCAGCAAGCAGCAGTACATCACCAAGTCTCTGGCCTCTCTGACCGACATCCAGGAGGACAGCCTAAGCCTTGGGAAAGCCACTCTGGGGCTCAGCCTTGCCCTACGAGACCCCTTCCACAGGGACCGGGTGTCTCGCACAATCAGCCTTCCTGTCAGGGGACACACCTT tcccaGGCAGTCTCGGGGTTATGATACTTCCCCTCTAACAAGGAGGAAATCTTACGACCGTGCATACAG GCCCACTGACGGTtacactcccccctcctcccctcctctaaGGACCAGGAACGACCGCAATGTCTTCTCAAGGCTCACCAGCAACCAAGCGCAAGGTTCTGCTCTGGACAA GGGTGTGATCAATCCCATCGGGGGTGTGAAGGGGGGTCGGACAGCGCCCCTGCAGTGTGTTTCTGTTGCTGAGGGCCACTCAAAGGCGGTCCTGTGTGTGGATGCCACAGATGAGCTGCTATTCACTGGATCTAAAG ATCGCACATGTAAGATGTGGAACCTGGTAACGGGTCAGGAGATAGTCACACTCAAAGGCCACCCAAACAACGTGGTGTCTGTGAAATATTGTCCTTCCTCCTGTCTGGTCTTCTCCGTCTCCACATCCTACATCAAGGTGTGGGACATCCGCGACTCTGCCAAGTGTGTCCGCACGCTTAC TTCATCGGGGCAGGTGGTTCCGGGTGATGTATGTGCGGGCGCCACCACGCGCACCATAACCTTTGCTCAGGGTGAGTGTCAGATTAACCAGATAGCCCTCAACCCTTCAGGATCAGTGCTCTACGCTGCTGCTGGAAACACTGTTCGCATGTGGGACCTCAACag gatGCATGGAATGGGGAAGCTGATAGGCCACATCGGCTCTGTCATGTGCCTGACAGTGGGACTGTCTCTGCTGGGCAAAGACCAAGTAATCACTGGATCCAAAGACCATTATGTCAAG GTGTTTGACGTGGCAGAGGGAATGGTGGGTAACATCGGCCCTGCTCATAACTTTGAGCCTCCCCATTATGATGGCATTGAGTGTTTGGCTGTACATGGAGACGTGCTGTTCAGTGGGTCGCGCGACAACGGCATTAAAAAATGGGATCTACAGCACCAGGAACTCACTCAG
- the kif21b gene encoding kinesin-like protein KIF21B isoform X9: protein MASQGDCCVKVALRIRPQMAKEKIEGCHVCTLVTPGEPQVLLGKDKAFTYDFVLDIDSEQQHIYQACVYNLIEGCFEGYNATVFAYGQTGSGKTYTMGTGFDMSLGQHEQGIIPRAVHQLFDGIKNNRARAQEAGIQPPEFKVSAQFLELYNEEVLDLFGESRDPENRSRKSNIKIHEDASGSIYTTGVTSRLVNSEEELLQCLKLGALSRTTASTQMNATSSRSHAIFTIHLCQMRVCQRAQMNGGGEVNGELSGVNSGPITQPEFETLMAKFHFVDLAGSERLKRTGATGERAREGISINCGLLALGNVISALGDQIKKGGHVPYRDSKLTRLLQDSLGGNSRTVMIACVSPSDRDFMETLNTLKYANRARNIRNKVVVNQDKTSQQISALRAEIARLQMELMEYKAGKRVAGDDGSEGYSDMFQENAMLQRENDTMRLRVKAMQETIDHLNTRVTHLVANQVSSLLTKSSEGNEEIGALIQNYIREVEELRTKLLESEAMNESLRRQAARLSSRPLFPSSTLSPTPGHPPGSSPASLSMEAEMTDVLRRAKRDIERLKKKERRQRRLSPDMEKGLKKRVKLHTRENGENRRSNDNRQNGQNGEIDSDDNYTEDVMSPLQEESGCEDEEGEDEEEGREEDEDEFDSDESLVDSDSDSEKANFQADLADLTCEIEIKQKLMDELENSQRRLLMLKLQYEEKLILLQNKIRDTQLERDRVLQNLMSMENYTEDKANRIKQDYEKRLKEMNRDLLKLQVAQKEHARLLKNQGRYEGELKKLQTEVNDMKKAKVTLMKQMKEEQLRRRMVEAKRNREIAQLKKEQRRQEYQIRSLESQKRQQEQVLRRKTQEVSALRRLAKPMSDRVAGRVARWNQATAVPDSGAELSAGTTASSSEPESGRSVSGLVRQWNNKNNVFGYLAESEGSMDGTRVIRKKLQRKPAGQGSPAATSRATSFSKSARQKWQALERRIIDIVMQRMTIGNVEADMDRLIKKREELTVQQESLSHKRQVLMADGEGPEAEDRLLQEINEDIEVLNANIDYINDSLSDCQATIVQIEETKDELDSVDTSVVISSCSLAEARHLLDHFLKASIDKSLQVAQKEAQIRLLEGQLKQTDVIGSSHNHIILDALREKAEYIPELQALIHNVQQENGYASTDEEPSEFSQASDSSVQIKESNSQDDFKIKFEPRLSAQMKAVSAEYLGPILDHSSGSKQQYITKSLASLTDIQEDSLSLGKATLGLSLALRDPFHRDRVSRTISLPVRGHTFPRQSRGYDTSPLTRRKSYDRAYRPTDGYTPPSSPPLRTRNDRNVFSRLTSNQAQGSALDKGVINPIGGVKGGRTAPLQCVSVAEGHSKAVLCVDATDELLFTGSKDRTCKMWNLVTGQEIVTLKGHPNNVVSVKYCPSSCLVFSVSTSYIKVWDIRDSAKCVRTLTSSGQVVPGDVCAGATTRTITFAQGECQINQIALNPSGSVLYAAAGNTVRMWDLNRMHGMGKLIGHIGSVMCLTVGLSLLGKDQVITGSKDHYVKVFDVAEGMVGNIGPAHNFEPPHYDGIECLAVHGDVLFSGSRDNGIKKWDLQHQELTQQIPNAHKDWVCALAHVPGRPMLLSACRGGLLKVWNVDNFTPIGEVRGHESPINAICTNSRQIFTASSDCRVKLWSYVPGLTPCLPRRVLAIKGRATSLP, encoded by the exons GATTCGTCCTCAGATGGCCAAGGAGAAGATAGAGGGCTGTCATGTATGCACGCTCGTCACACCCGGAGAACCACAAGTCCTTCTGGGTAAAGACAAAGCTTTCACTTATGACTTTGTGCTCGACATCGACtctgagcagcagcacatctACCAGGCCTGCGTTTACAACCTCATCGAGGGCTGTTTCGAGGGCTACAACGCCACTGTTTTTGCTTATGGACAG ACGGGCTCGGGGAAAACCTACACCATGGGGACGGGTTTCGATATGAGCCTGGGCCAGCATGAGCAGGGCATCATACCGCGGGCTGTTCACCAGCTGTTTGATGGGATCAAGAACAATAGGGCACGCGCCCAGGAGGCCGGCATCCAGCCACCCGAGTTTAAAGTCAGCGCCCAGTTCCTAGAG TTGTACAACGAAGAGGTCCTGGACTTGTTTGGCGAATCCAGAGATCCAGAGAATCGGAGCAGGAAGTCCAACATTAAGATCCATGAAGACGCCAGTGGCAGCATTTACACCACTGGAGTCACTTCTAGACTGGTGAactcggaggaggag ctgctgcagtgccTGAAGCTCGGCGCTTTGTCCCGCACCACAGCCAGCACCCAGATGAACGCCACCAGCTCCCGCTCCCATGCCATCTTCACCATCCACCTTTGTCAGATGAGAGTGTGCCAGCGGGCTCAAATG AACGGTGGAGGTGAGGTGAACGGAGAGTTGAGCGGCGTGAACTCTGGCCCCATCACTCAGCCGGAGTTCGAGACTCTTATGGCCAAGTTTCACTTTGTAGACCTCGCTGGCTCTGAGAGGCTGAAACGCACAGGAGCCACAGGAGAGAGAGCCCGTGAGGGGATCTCCATCAACTGTGGACTG TTGGCGCTGGGAAACGTGATCAGTGCTTTAGGGGACCAGATCAAGAAGGGAGGACACGTCCCTTACAGAGACTCCAAACTCACTCGTCTACTACAGGACTCACTGGGAGGCAACAG TCGCACGGTGATGATCGCCTGCGTCAGTCCGTCAGACCGCGACTTCATGGAGACACTGAACACGTTAAAGTATGCGAACCGGGCCAGGAACATCAGGAACAAGGTGGTAGTGAACCAAGACAAGACCAGCCAACAGATCAGCGCCCTGCGTGCCGAGATAGCCCGACTTCAGATGGAACTGATGGAGtacaaggcg GGGAAGCGTGTGGCTGGGGATGATGGTTCAGAGGGCTACAGCGACATGTTTCAGGAGAATGCAATGCTGCAGAGGGAAAATGATACAATGAGGCTCAGGGTGAAGGCCATGCAGGAGACCATTGACCACCTCAACACCCGCGTAACACATCTGGTGGCCAATCAGGTCAGCAGTCTGCTGACCAAGTCAA GTGAGGGAAATGAGGAGATTGGTGCGTTGATACAGAACTACATTCGAGAGGTTGAAGAACTTAG AACCAAGCTCCTTGAGAGCGAGGCTATGAATGAGTCTTTGCGACGGCAGGCAGCTAGACTTTCCTCGCGTCCCCTGTTCCCTTCTTCCACTCTAAGTCCCACCCCTGGTCACCCCCCTGGCTCCTCCCCTGCTTCATTATCTATGGAGGCTGAGATGACGGATGTGTTGCGCCGGGCCAAGCGGGACATCGAgaggctgaagaagaaggagaggaggcagagaCGATTGAG TCCAGATATGGAGAAAGGTCTGAAGAAGCGCGTGAAACTGCACACTCGCGAGAATGGAGAGAATAGGCGCAGTAATGATAACAGACAAAACGGACAGAATGGAGAGATCGATTCAGATGACAATTACACTGAG gATGTCATGTCCCCGTTGCAGGAGGAGAGTGGTTGTGaagatgaggagggggaggatgaggaggaaggcagGGAAGAAGACGAGGACGAGTTTGACAGCGACGAGAGCCTGGTGGATTCAGACTCGGACTCTGAGAAAG CCAACTTCCAGGCGGACCTGGCTGATCTGACCTGCGAGATCGAGATCAAACAGAAGCTGATGGACGAGCTGGAGAACAGCCAGCGGAGGCTACTGATGCTGAAGCTGCAGTACGAGGAGAAGCTCATTCTACTGCAAAACAAGATCCGAGACACTCAGCTGGAGAGAGACCGCGTTCTGCAGAATCTCA TGTCCATGGAGAACTACACGGAGGACAAGGCCAACAGGATCAAGCAGGACTATGAGAAGCGTCTCAAGGAGATGAACCGAGATCTGCTGAAGCTACAGGTGGCACAGAAAGAGCATGCGCGTCTCCTCAAAAACCAGGGGAGGTACGAAGGGGAGCTGAAGAAACTCCAGACAGAGGTCAACGATATGAAGAAAGCCAAG GTGACGCTGATGAAGCAAAtgaaggaggagcagctgaggaggaggatggtcgAGGCAAAAAGGAACAGGGAGATCGCTCAACTCAAGAAGGAGCAGCGCCGCCAAGAG TACCAGATACGTTCACTGGAGTCTCAGAAGCGACAGCAGGAGCAGGTGCTTCGCAGAAAGACCCAGGAGGTGAGCGCTCTGCGGCGCCTGGCCAAGCCCATGTCGGACCGCGTGGCTGGGAGAGTGGCCCGCTGGAACCAGGCCACCGCGGTTCCTGACTCTGGAGCCGAGTTATCGGCCGGCACTACAGCGAGCAGCTCTGAACCCGAGAGTGGGAGGAGTGTGAGCGGGCTGGTGAGGCAGtggaacaacaaaaacaatgtctttGGATACCTGGCGGAGAGCGAAGGCAGCATGGATGGGACCAGGGTGATTAG GAAGAAGTTGCAGCGTAAGCCAGCAGGTCAGGGCAGCCCTGCAGCGACGAGCCGAGCTACCAGCTTCTCTAAGTCTGCCCGTCAGAAGTGGCAGGCACTTGAGCGTCGCATTATCGACATTGTCATGCAGAGAATGACCATCGGCAATGTGGAGGCTGACATGGACCGCCTCATCAAG AAGCGAGAGGAGCTGACAGTCCAGCAGGAATCACTCTCACATAAGAGGCAGGTACTAATGGCGGATGGGGAGGGGCCAGAAGCAGAAGACCGCCTCCTTCAAGAAATCAATGAGGACATTGAGGTGCTGAACGCCAACATAGACTACATCAACGACAGCCTGTCTGACTGCCAGGCCACCATTGTACAGATAGAGGAAACCAAG GATGAGCTGGACTCTGTTGACACATCAGTGGTGATCAGCTCTTGTTCTCTGGCTGAAGcgcgccacctgctggaccaCTTCCTGAAGGCTTCCATAGACAAA AGTTTACAGGTGGCTCAGAAGGAGGCTCAGATCCGCCTGCTGGAGGGTCAGCTGAAACAGACAGATGTGATTGGCTCATCTCACAATCACATAATCCTTGATGCTCTGAGAGAAAAGGCAGAATACATCCCTGAACTTCAAGCTCTCATCCACAACGTGCAGCAGG AGAATGGTTATGCCAGCACAGATGAGGAGCCCTCTGAGTTCAGCCAAGCCTCTGAcagcag TGTACAAATAAAAGAATCCAACAGCCAAgatgatttcaaaataaag TTTGAGCCTCGTCTGTCAGCTCAGATGAAAGCGGTGTCTGCGGAGTATTTGGGTCCCATTCTGGATCATTCATCAGGCAGCAAGCAGCAGTACATCACCAAGTCTCTGGCCTCTCTGACCGACATCCAGGAGGACAGCCTAAGCCTTGGGAAAGCCACTCTGGGGCTCAGCCTTGCCCTACGAGACCCCTTCCACAGGGACCGGGTGTCTCGCACAATCAGCCTTCCTGTCAGGGGACACACCTT tcccaGGCAGTCTCGGGGTTATGATACTTCCCCTCTAACAAGGAGGAAATCTTACGACCGTGCATACAG GCCCACTGACGGTtacactcccccctcctcccctcctctaaGGACCAGGAACGACCGCAATGTCTTCTCAAGGCTCACCAGCAACCAAGCGCAAGGTTCTGCTCTGGACAA GGGTGTGATCAATCCCATCGGGGGTGTGAAGGGGGGTCGGACAGCGCCCCTGCAGTGTGTTTCTGTTGCTGAGGGCCACTCAAAGGCGGTCCTGTGTGTGGATGCCACAGATGAGCTGCTATTCACTGGATCTAAAG ATCGCACATGTAAGATGTGGAACCTGGTAACGGGTCAGGAGATAGTCACACTCAAAGGCCACCCAAACAACGTGGTGTCTGTGAAATATTGTCCTTCCTCCTGTCTGGTCTTCTCCGTCTCCACATCCTACATCAAGGTGTGGGACATCCGCGACTCTGCCAAGTGTGTCCGCACGCTTAC TTCATCGGGGCAGGTGGTTCCGGGTGATGTATGTGCGGGCGCCACCACGCGCACCATAACCTTTGCTCAGGGTGAGTGTCAGATTAACCAGATAGCCCTCAACCCTTCAGGATCAGTGCTCTACGCTGCTGCTGGAAACACTGTTCGCATGTGGGACCTCAACag gatGCATGGAATGGGGAAGCTGATAGGCCACATCGGCTCTGTCATGTGCCTGACAGTGGGACTGTCTCTGCTGGGCAAAGACCAAGTAATCACTGGATCCAAAGACCATTATGTCAAG GTGTTTGACGTGGCAGAGGGAATGGTGGGTAACATCGGCCCTGCTCATAACTTTGAGCCTCCCCATTATGATGGCATTGAGTGTTTGGCTGTACATGGAGACGTGCTGTTCAGTGGGTCGCGCGACAACGGCATTAAAAAATGGGATCTACAGCACCAGGAACTCACTCAG